Proteins from one Thermostichus vulcanus str. 'Rupite' genomic window:
- a CDS encoding V4R domain-containing protein, with amino-acid sequence MTTLQEILQEQTLPGHCFSPAYYIRPDIHTGMLESRGGYRLAAFPMPLLEALYSGLRYETGQAARVILYNCGRDWGEEFFRRFEDELSRYHNQPLRELPMGILLDALSDLWATHGWGRLTLDFSAGDQGVVQASVCNSGFALAARNSFGPEEADKPREPSCYLEAGVLASLFSLLSGRELVCVQTTCESLGANQNRFLIGTAQRLHNCEEWVRKGMSHDEILDRLTATPAGSH; translated from the coding sequence ATGACCACCCTACAAGAGATTCTGCAGGAGCAAACCCTGCCTGGGCATTGCTTTAGCCCTGCTTACTACATTCGCCCCGATATTCATACCGGCATGTTGGAAAGCCGAGGTGGATACCGACTGGCCGCTTTCCCCATGCCCTTGCTAGAAGCTCTGTATTCGGGTTTGCGCTACGAAACCGGCCAAGCTGCCCGTGTCATCCTCTACAACTGCGGACGCGATTGGGGGGAAGAATTTTTTCGCCGCTTTGAAGATGAACTTTCCCGCTATCACAACCAACCCCTGCGGGAGCTGCCGATGGGGATCCTCCTCGATGCTCTCAGCGATTTATGGGCTACCCACGGCTGGGGCAGACTGACCCTGGATTTTTCTGCCGGGGATCAGGGCGTGGTGCAGGCTAGCGTGTGCAACTCTGGGTTTGCGCTGGCGGCCCGCAACAGCTTTGGCCCAGAGGAAGCCGACAAACCCCGCGAGCCTAGCTGTTATTTGGAGGCAGGGGTTCTGGCCAGCCTCTTCTCGTTGCTCTCGGGCCGTGAGCTGGTCTGTGTCCAAACCACCTGTGAATCCCTGGGGGCCAACCAAAACCGTTTCTTAATTGGCACCGCCCAACGTCTGCACAACTGTGAAGAATGGGTACGCAAAGGGATGTCCCATGATGAGATCTTGGATCGGCTCACCGCCACACCCGCGGGATCCCACTAA
- a CDS encoding HhoA/HhoB/HtrA family serine endopeptidase: MKRSKLTSSSSPSQPSLGSQAPLQRVQSFLSRLFAPLTLRPFLSPLLLLVVGMVLGAGLMGGKGVSAQTTAVPQLNMNFIAEVAQKVGPAVVRIDSERTVPTRGAFPEEFFSDPFFRDFFGQNMPSIPRQRRQQGTGSGFIISTDGQIITNAHVVDGSDKVTVTLKDTRSFDGEVLGSDPVTDVAVVKIKAENLPTVQLGRSETLEPGQWAIAIGNPLGLDNTVTAGIISALGRSSGEIRVPDKRVSFIQTDAAINPGNSGGPLLNAQGEVIGVNTAIIQGAQGLGFAIPIETAQRVANQLITRGRVDHPYLGIRMVTLTPELKERLNQDPNSRIFVTVDQGVLIGEVVQGSPAERSGLRSGDVILSVNGRTVTTADQVQQEVERTEVGSTLELEIERGGRRQRIRATTGSFPVASEQ, from the coding sequence ATGAAGCGCAGTAAGTTAACTTCCAGTTCATCGCCAAGCCAGCCCTCTCTGGGATCCCAGGCTCCTCTGCAAAGGGTTCAATCCTTTCTAAGTCGCCTTTTCGCCCCACTGACTTTGCGGCCCTTCCTCTCTCCGCTTCTACTCCTGGTGGTGGGGATGGTGCTCGGGGCCGGCTTGATGGGAGGCAAAGGGGTATCTGCTCAGACGACAGCGGTGCCGCAACTGAATATGAACTTCATCGCCGAAGTGGCGCAAAAGGTGGGGCCAGCGGTCGTCCGTATCGATTCGGAACGCACGGTGCCTACTCGGGGAGCTTTTCCGGAGGAGTTTTTCAGTGATCCCTTCTTCCGGGATTTCTTTGGCCAAAATATGCCTTCTATTCCCCGACAACGACGACAACAGGGAACTGGTTCTGGGTTTATTATCAGCACCGATGGTCAGATCATCACCAATGCCCATGTGGTGGATGGCTCCGACAAGGTAACGGTCACTTTGAAGGACACCCGCAGTTTTGATGGAGAAGTGCTCGGCTCCGATCCAGTCACCGATGTAGCCGTGGTGAAGATCAAGGCCGAAAACCTGCCGACGGTGCAGTTGGGCCGTTCCGAAACCCTAGAACCAGGGCAGTGGGCCATCGCCATTGGCAACCCCTTGGGCTTGGATAACACCGTCACTGCTGGCATTATCAGCGCTTTGGGACGTTCCAGTGGTGAAATTCGTGTGCCCGACAAACGAGTTTCCTTTATCCAAACCGACGCTGCCATCAACCCCGGTAACTCGGGGGGGCCATTGCTCAACGCTCAAGGGGAAGTGATTGGGGTCAATACCGCCATCATCCAGGGGGCGCAGGGCTTGGGCTTTGCCATTCCGATTGAAACCGCCCAACGGGTGGCTAACCAACTGATCACCCGCGGCAGGGTGGATCACCCCTATTTGGGCATCCGCATGGTGACCCTAACTCCAGAGTTGAAGGAACGCCTCAATCAGGATCCCAACAGCCGCATTTTCGTAACGGTGGATCAGGGGGTGCTGATTGGAGAAGTGGTGCAGGGATCCCCGGCTGAACGGTCAGGGTTGCGTTCTGGAGATGTCATCCTCTCGGTAAATGGCCGTACCGTCACCACTGCAGATCAGGTGCAACAGGAGGTGGAACGCACCGAAGTAGGCAGTACCCTGGAGCTGGAAATCGAGCGGGGTGGGCGCCGTCAACGCATTCGCGCTACGACAGGATCTTTCCCGGTAGCCAGTGAACAGTGA
- a CDS encoding glycine betaine ABC transporter substrate-binding protein, translating into MLKTTRRLVLLALSGLAALTLAPQVSRADTITVGSKDFTEQFILGEMYALALEAAGFTVERKLNLGGTPVAHAGLLSGEIDLYPEYTGTGLLTVLKLPTSGDPAEVYETVAREYEAQFQLIWLDPAPMNNTQALAMTRARAAELGIATLSDMAAKASELVMIGPPEFQAREDGLPGIQATYGNFRLKEYKAVDPGLRYRGLVNGEADVAVAFGTDGEIAAFDLVLLEDDKQLFPPYQVAPVVRQDTLEANPGIAEALNALSPLLTDAVMQELNYEVSGNQKEPADVARAFLVKAGILTE; encoded by the coding sequence ATGCTGAAAACCACTCGTCGTCTTGTCCTGTTGGCCCTGTCTGGGTTGGCAGCCCTTACCCTTGCTCCTCAAGTCAGCCGTGCTGACACCATCACCGTTGGCTCCAAGGACTTTACCGAGCAATTCATTCTGGGGGAAATGTATGCCCTGGCTTTGGAGGCAGCCGGTTTTACCGTCGAACGGAAGCTCAACCTTGGAGGCACTCCTGTGGCTCATGCGGGTTTGCTCAGCGGTGAGATCGACCTTTACCCGGAATACACGGGTACCGGGCTGTTGACCGTCCTGAAATTGCCCACCAGTGGTGACCCGGCGGAAGTTTATGAAACCGTAGCCCGCGAGTACGAAGCGCAGTTCCAACTGATTTGGTTGGATCCCGCCCCCATGAACAACACCCAAGCTCTGGCCATGACCCGCGCTAGGGCAGCGGAGTTGGGCATTGCCACTCTTTCCGATATGGCCGCCAAAGCCAGTGAACTGGTGATGATCGGGCCGCCCGAGTTTCAAGCCCGTGAAGATGGTCTACCTGGGATCCAAGCCACCTATGGCAATTTCCGCCTCAAGGAGTACAAAGCTGTGGATCCGGGCCTGCGCTACCGGGGCTTGGTGAATGGTGAGGCAGATGTAGCGGTTGCCTTTGGTACCGATGGGGAAATTGCTGCTTTTGATCTGGTGCTTTTAGAGGATGACAAACAACTTTTCCCCCCCTACCAAGTGGCACCCGTGGTGCGGCAAGATACTCTAGAGGCCAACCCTGGTATTGCTGAAGCCTTGAATGCTCTTTCTCCTCTTCTCACCGATGCGGTGATGCAGGAGCTGAACTACGAGGTGAGCGGCAACCAAAAGGAACCCGCGGATGTAGCCAGAGCCTTTTTGGTAAAAGCTGGCATTCTGACGGAATAA
- a CDS encoding ABC transporter ATP-binding protein: MSKIEFERVSLRFPHSSRPAVDECSFSVESGQFVVILGPSGCGKTTLLKMVNRLVDPTQGQIRLEGKDIRQFPVTALRQRIGYVIQQSGLFPHMTVAQNISVVPRLLGWAKERIRERVDDLLSLVNLPPHEYRHRYPTQLSGGQQQRVGLARALAGDPDLLLMDEPFGAIDAITRSKLQEEILRLQRQLKKTILFVSHDVEEALRLADQILVMHKGRVAQFDTPFRLLTQPASPFVKELLGADDMVRQLSVLRVETAMAEIPHNHTIQEGAVVKPQESLRRALSVLLRTGAAALTVWEDGRAIGILTLDHIRDLAVLEETPAYGAQGSA; the protein is encoded by the coding sequence GTGAGCAAAATTGAGTTCGAGCGGGTATCGCTGCGCTTTCCCCACAGTTCCCGTCCTGCAGTGGATGAGTGCAGCTTTTCCGTGGAGTCGGGCCAGTTTGTGGTCATTTTGGGGCCTTCTGGCTGTGGCAAGACCACCCTCCTGAAAATGGTGAATCGCCTCGTGGATCCCACCCAAGGGCAAATTCGCCTCGAGGGTAAAGACATTCGCCAGTTTCCCGTCACGGCTCTGCGGCAACGCATTGGTTATGTCATCCAGCAGTCGGGACTTTTCCCCCACATGACCGTAGCGCAAAATATATCCGTGGTACCTAGGCTTTTGGGGTGGGCAAAGGAGCGCATCCGCGAACGGGTGGATGATCTGCTTAGTTTGGTCAATTTACCGCCCCATGAATATCGACACCGGTACCCCACCCAACTGTCCGGTGGGCAACAACAACGGGTGGGCTTGGCCCGGGCTCTGGCGGGAGATCCGGATCTCCTCCTCATGGACGAGCCTTTCGGAGCCATCGATGCCATCACCCGCAGCAAGTTGCAAGAGGAGATCCTGCGCCTACAACGACAGCTGAAAAAAACCATCCTCTTCGTTTCTCACGATGTGGAGGAGGCCCTGCGTCTAGCGGATCAGATTTTGGTCATGCATAAGGGACGGGTTGCTCAATTCGATACCCCCTTTCGGCTGCTCACCCAACCGGCCAGCCCTTTTGTCAAGGAGTTGCTAGGGGCAGATGATATGGTGCGGCAACTGAGCGTGTTGCGGGTGGAAACCGCCATGGCGGAGATTCCCCATAACCACACCATTCAAGAAGGAGCAGTGGTTAAACCGCAGGAGAGCCTGCGGCGGGCCTTGTCGGTATTGTTGCGAACCGGGGCGGCGGCCCTAACGGTATGGGAGGATGGACGGGCCATTGGCATTCTCACCTTGGATCACATTCGGGATTTGGCAGTGCTGGAGGAGACACCCGCGTACGGAGCACAGGGATCCGCATGA
- a CDS encoding ABC transporter permease gives MSYILNNPGLVWQLTQEHIVMIAVTLAIAVVLALPIALLIHQVRWLTVPVMGILSTLYTVPSLALIILLVPLFGLNARSVIVAMVLYTQVILVRHISVGLHSIPPAILEAAKGMGMNLWQRWWQVQVPLMLPIFLAGLRLSAIVAIAIATIGAKFGAGGLGTLLFDGIAQAGRYDKIWAGSLAVGSLALLVNTALLALEWAARRD, from the coding sequence ATGAGTTACATCCTTAACAATCCCGGCTTAGTGTGGCAGCTGACCCAAGAGCACATAGTCATGATCGCGGTCACCCTAGCTATTGCCGTGGTTTTGGCCTTGCCGATTGCGCTGTTGATCCACCAGGTGCGCTGGCTCACGGTGCCGGTGATGGGAATCTTAAGCACCCTCTACACCGTGCCCAGCCTGGCCTTGATTATTTTGTTGGTGCCCTTGTTTGGCCTCAATGCCCGCTCGGTGATCGTGGCCATGGTGCTCTACACCCAAGTGATCTTGGTACGCCACATTTCTGTGGGGTTGCACTCCATTCCGCCTGCGATTTTGGAAGCGGCCAAAGGCATGGGCATGAACCTCTGGCAACGCTGGTGGCAGGTGCAAGTCCCTCTTATGCTGCCGATCTTTTTGGCAGGACTGCGGCTTTCGGCGATTGTGGCCATTGCCATTGCCACGATTGGGGCCAAGTTTGGGGCCGGAGGACTGGGGACGCTGCTGTTTGATGGTATCGCCCAGGCCGGTCGCTACGACAAGATTTGGGCGGGATCCCTGGCGGTGGGATCCCTGGCTTTGCTGGTGAATACGGCTTTGTTGGCTTTGGAGTGGGCGGCCCGCCGGGATTGA
- a CDS encoding NAD(P)H-binding protein, producing MKVLVVGATGTLGRQVVRRAIEEGHQVTCLVRNPAKAAFLSEWGAHLKVGNLLQPSTLQAAMEGIEAVIDCATVRVTDSLSARQVDWDGKVALINAARAAQVGHFIFFSIMGAHHEYANVPLMNFKHHIEKYLIGSQMPYTIFRTAGFMQGLISQYAIPILEEQMVWVTSETVPTAYLDTWDVARFAVRALSVEAAKQQIFPLAGPKAWTAREVIALCEQLSSKKAKVSTMPLGLLRGARKVAQFFQWSWNIADRLAFAEVIAAKEPMHADMTAVYETLGMDPASVTTLEDYLAEYFQKMLKRIRDLKVKQPKVKTPF from the coding sequence ATGAAAGTTCTGGTTGTGGGGGCGACGGGAACGCTGGGCCGGCAAGTGGTGCGGCGAGCCATTGAAGAGGGGCATCAGGTGACCTGTCTGGTACGAAACCCCGCCAAGGCGGCTTTCTTAAGTGAGTGGGGGGCCCACCTCAAGGTGGGTAATTTGCTGCAACCGAGCACGCTTCAGGCGGCTATGGAGGGGATTGAAGCCGTCATCGACTGTGCCACGGTACGGGTAACCGATAGCCTCAGTGCCCGCCAAGTGGATTGGGATGGCAAAGTGGCCCTGATCAACGCGGCGCGGGCGGCTCAGGTGGGACATTTCATCTTTTTCTCGATTATGGGTGCCCACCATGAGTATGCCAATGTGCCGCTGATGAACTTCAAGCATCACATTGAGAAGTATTTGATTGGATCCCAGATGCCCTACACAATTTTTCGGACGGCGGGCTTCATGCAGGGCTTGATCAGTCAGTACGCTATCCCGATTTTGGAAGAACAAATGGTTTGGGTGACCAGTGAAACGGTACCCACGGCCTATCTGGATACGTGGGATGTGGCGCGATTTGCGGTGCGTGCCCTCAGTGTAGAAGCAGCCAAGCAACAGATTTTTCCTTTGGCGGGGCCAAAAGCCTGGACGGCCCGAGAAGTGATCGCCTTGTGTGAACAGCTATCCAGCAAAAAGGCCAAGGTGAGCACCATGCCACTAGGGTTATTGCGAGGAGCACGTAAAGTGGCACAGTTCTTTCAATGGAGCTGGAATATTGCCGACCGGCTTGCGTTTGCGGAAGTCATCGCCGCCAAAGAACCGATGCACGCCGATATGACCGCTGTTTATGAAACCTTGGGGATGGATCCCGCCTCGGTGACAACGCTGGAGGATTACCTGGCGGAGTATTTCCAAAAAATGCTGAAGCGCATCCGCGACCTGAAGGTCAAGCAGCCGAAGGTGAAAACTCCCTTCTAA
- a CDS encoding 4a-hydroxytetrahydrobiopterin dehydratase, with product MSRPVKLSETEIHAKLETLPGWSLQAGKLHREFQFASFVEAFGWMSSVALVAESMGHHPDWSNVYNRVSVDLNTHDVGGITELDFTLAQRMSELAK from the coding sequence ATGTCCAGACCCGTCAAACTAAGTGAAACCGAGATCCACGCCAAGCTGGAGACCCTGCCCGGCTGGTCTTTACAGGCTGGAAAACTGCATCGGGAGTTTCAATTTGCTTCTTTTGTTGAAGCTTTTGGTTGGATGAGCAGCGTTGCTTTGGTGGCTGAGAGCATGGGTCATCACCCCGATTGGAGCAATGTGTACAACCGCGTCAGCGTCGATCTCAACACCCACGATGTTGGCGGTATCACAGAGCTCGACTTCACGCTGGCGCAGCGCATGAGCGAGTTGGCCAAGTAG
- a CDS encoding GNAT family N-acetyltransferase, producing the protein MPEQGIPLPPGYRWRIGSAWDRPRIRQSLQATLQESFPEQTNWDHLEVTLDRLFDPPNTPCWWILKEETAEPVGCVWVGISTDQATHQRVAYIFLLWVDPEHRRQGLGKALIQQVERWGSQQQLAAITLQVYHHNQAALSLYQQADFAVQGYWLHKPLTPALPENREVL; encoded by the coding sequence ATGCCTGAACAAGGGATCCCGTTGCCCCCTGGCTACCGCTGGCGCATTGGCTCTGCCTGGGATCGGCCCCGCATCCGGCAAAGCTTGCAAGCAACTTTACAAGAGTCCTTCCCGGAGCAAACCAACTGGGATCATTTGGAGGTGACGCTGGATCGGCTGTTTGATCCGCCCAATACCCCTTGCTGGTGGATCCTAAAAGAAGAAACAGCGGAACCGGTGGGCTGTGTTTGGGTGGGGATTTCCACCGACCAAGCCACGCATCAGCGGGTAGCCTATATTTTTCTGCTCTGGGTGGATCCCGAACATCGGCGGCAAGGGCTGGGTAAAGCCCTAATTCAGCAGGTGGAACGGTGGGGATCCCAGCAGCAGCTGGCAGCCATCACCCTGCAGGTTTACCATCACAACCAAGCCGCCCTCAGCCTTTATCAGCAGGCGGATTTTGCGGTGCAGGGTTACTGGCTTCACAAACCCCTTACCCCTGCCCTTCCTGAAAATCGTGAAGTTTTGTAA
- a CDS encoding pentapeptide repeat-containing protein yields the protein MLPEPNSVDPAALGDAYHPQELERKLRALESIPSFGEKGIKLLLRIVKTDPDWKVRARAYELLMAQGDPRVHLVPKPLRDLGDIENLIRLYSSGERDFRFADLSGMDLSKVCLEEANLSYACLKNTHLKADLLKRANLFGADLSRAKLTANSIYYINLRKVIISDSTQLGDAYTLLWQVFNTDVTGRDLTAIQVNEGFDLSGLNLSETNLRQRRLDGVNLAGTNLRNANLSETWLRKANLKDCILSGANLKRANLEFANLAGTDLTGAILWHANLKFAHISSTTKLDPKWKLVWELVNFGEMGRDLTGKDLSGANLKSAQLKSAVLRNANLRGALLSGADLTGADLRENNLRGADLSHAHLVGADLEGSVLRGANLHGARFDGANLKNADLSLEAYPGLSLKGATLPDGSTYSGNKPS from the coding sequence ATGTTGCCTGAACCTAATTCAGTGGATCCAGCGGCTCTAGGGGATGCTTACCACCCACAGGAATTGGAAAGAAAACTGCGTGCTTTGGAAAGCATACCCAGCTTTGGTGAAAAAGGGATTAAACTTTTACTTCGGATTGTCAAAACCGACCCTGACTGGAAAGTTAGAGCCAGGGCTTATGAATTGTTGATGGCTCAAGGGGATCCCAGAGTTCATCTCGTTCCCAAACCTCTAAGGGATCTCGGAGACATTGAGAATCTTATAAGGCTTTATTCCAGTGGAGAACGTGACTTTCGATTTGCAGATTTATCAGGAATGGACTTGAGCAAAGTGTGTCTTGAAGAGGCCAATCTAAGCTATGCCTGCCTAAAAAATACTCACTTAAAGGCGGACTTGCTGAAGAGGGCAAACTTATTTGGAGCTGACTTATCTAGAGCAAAGTTAACTGCCAATTCAATATACTACATAAACTTAAGAAAAGTGATCATCTCCGATTCAACGCAGTTGGGCGATGCTTACACATTGTTGTGGCAGGTGTTCAATACAGATGTGACCGGTCGAGACTTAACTGCCATTCAAGTTAACGAGGGCTTTGATCTCAGTGGACTCAATCTATCAGAGACCAATTTGCGGCAGAGGAGGCTAGACGGAGTCAACCTGGCAGGAACGAATTTACGCAACGCAAATCTCAGTGAAACTTGGCTGAGAAAAGCCAACTTAAAAGATTGTATTCTTTCTGGTGCCAACCTGAAGCGGGCGAATCTAGAATTTGCCAACTTGGCTGGCACCGATCTTACTGGGGCCATCCTCTGGCATGCCAATTTAAAATTTGCGCATATTTCTAGCACGACTAAATTGGATCCCAAGTGGAAACTGGTTTGGGAACTGGTCAATTTTGGAGAGATGGGTCGTGACTTAACGGGCAAAGACTTGAGTGGAGCCAATCTCAAAAGCGCTCAATTAAAAAGTGCCGTTTTACGAAATGCCAACTTGAGAGGAGCGCTTCTCAGTGGAGCAGATCTGACTGGTGCAGATTTGCGGGAGAACAATTTGAGAGGAGCAGATTTAAGTCATGCCCACCTGGTGGGGGCTGACTTAGAAGGTAGCGTGCTCAGGGGAGCAAATCTCCACGGTGCAAGATTCGATGGAGCCAATTTGAAAAATGCTGACCTCAGTTTGGAGGCTTATCCGGGGCTGTCTTTGAAAGGTGCAACCCTGCCAGATGGATCCACCTACTCCGGCAACAAACCCAGCTGA
- a CDS encoding cysteine hydrolase family protein, whose amino-acid sequence MSTPNRPLKTLGIPPNAWAVDAEMADITRPPLDPRPILLPTATKTLRLDLAKAAMIVIDMQNDFCHPDGWLASIGVDVTPARAPIGPLKTLLPELRQAQVPILWVNWGNRPDLLNISAGLRHVYNPTGEGIGLADPLPKNGARVLTKDSWAAAVVDELEIKPEDIWVDKFRMSGFWDTPLDSILKNLGRTTLFFGGVNIDQCVMATLQDANFLGYDCILLEDCAATTSPEYCLLATLYNVKQCFGFVASSSDLLAALPR is encoded by the coding sequence ATGAGCACCCCAAATCGCCCCTTGAAAACGCTAGGGATCCCTCCCAATGCTTGGGCTGTTGATGCGGAAATGGCCGATATTACCCGTCCGCCTTTGGATCCCCGGCCCATCTTGCTGCCCACCGCCACCAAAACCCTACGGCTGGATCTGGCAAAGGCGGCGATGATTGTTATCGATATGCAAAATGACTTTTGTCATCCGGATGGGTGGTTGGCCAGTATCGGTGTCGATGTCACTCCGGCCCGTGCTCCGATTGGCCCTTTGAAAACCTTGCTCCCTGAGTTGCGGCAAGCCCAAGTTCCGATCCTCTGGGTCAACTGGGGCAACCGACCCGACCTGCTCAATATCAGCGCCGGCCTCAGGCACGTCTATAACCCGACGGGAGAAGGCATAGGGTTAGCGGATCCCTTGCCCAAAAATGGAGCGCGGGTGCTCACCAAAGACAGTTGGGCAGCCGCGGTTGTAGATGAGCTAGAGATCAAACCCGAAGATATTTGGGTCGATAAGTTCCGCATGAGTGGCTTTTGGGATACTCCTTTAGATAGCATTCTGAAGAATCTCGGGCGAACCACACTCTTTTTTGGTGGTGTCAATATCGACCAATGTGTCATGGCCACGTTACAAGATGCTAATTTCCTCGGCTACGATTGCATTTTGCTCGAAGATTGTGCTGCCACCACCTCCCCGGAATACTGTTTGCTGGCTACTCTTTACAACGTCAAGCAGTGCTTTGGATTTGTAGCTTCTTCATCAGATTTGCTGGCGGCTCTTCCCCGCTAA
- a CDS encoding cupin domain-containing protein, producing MQTLSQSFSQCVIPVIKTPADYQAFRISPNDSNRLAIVFDPSHSQISLTFCVEIFDEGGKTPPNRHQLAVEMFFILKGEGVAICDGKAAPIKAGDSLLVPPTGVHEIHNTGPGRLYALCIMVPNEDFAELIRAGTPAELDEDDLQVLSGCWRTALSVA from the coding sequence ATGCAAACTCTCTCCCAGTCTTTCTCTCAATGTGTGATCCCAGTGATCAAAACCCCTGCCGATTATCAAGCCTTTCGCATTAGCCCCAACGACTCTAATCGGCTCGCTATTGTTTTTGATCCCTCCCATTCACAAATCTCGTTGACCTTTTGTGTTGAGATTTTTGATGAAGGGGGTAAAACCCCTCCCAATCGCCATCAACTGGCCGTCGAAATGTTTTTCATCCTCAAGGGCGAGGGCGTTGCCATTTGTGATGGGAAAGCCGCCCCCATCAAAGCTGGAGATAGCCTTTTGGTTCCGCCTACGGGAGTCCATGAAATCCACAACACCGGCCCTGGTCGTCTTTATGCGCTGTGTATCATGGTGCCCAATGAAGACTTTGCCGAGCTGATCCGGGCAGGTACCCCTGCGGAGCTGGATGAGGATGATCTACAGGTGCTTTCAGGCTGCTGGAGAACTGCCCTTTCAGTGGCTTAA
- a CDS encoding CocE/NonD family hydrolase has product MLPVRPRETASMFTRDGIQLDADVYRPAVDGSYPVLLMRQPYGRSIASTVVYAHPSWYAAQGYIVVIQDVRGRGTSKGSFYPFRHEAEDGFDSVNWAATLPGSNGSVGMYGFSYQGMTQLYAASTRPVALKTLCPAMMPYDLYADAAYQGGAFQFQGNLSWALQLETEGARLRGDANAYQALFKASRNLPLYDPIPVKPGVLQQYAPQSYYFDWLEHSEPDEYWQKLSPHLDAVDLPMLHIGGWFDSYLTGNLRLYKEMLARSQNPQHLIIGPWPHIPWGRKVGALDFGPAAVNPIDRLQVRWFDQFLKGKDTGILEEPPVQLFEMGSNQWRGLETWPTPQPQSFYLHSSGLAALSEAEGSLKPERPAEKQSDTFVHDPWRPVPALGGHLAYPPGPQERSALDCRTDVLTYTTPPLESDWILAGELSLELYAEADSPSFDLCAVISEVKPNGQVYTLTQGYRRVQNAQPDTPITLDCQPTCIRISRGHALRLSLSAACFPAYPVNTGTGSPVREERWIEARILTLTLHSGGDTGSRLLLPLAEMCSEGL; this is encoded by the coding sequence ATGCTGCCTGTTCGCCCCCGAGAAACCGCCTCCATGTTCACCCGCGACGGGATCCAATTGGATGCCGATGTTTATCGTCCGGCGGTCGACGGTTCCTATCCCGTTCTGTTGATGCGGCAACCTTATGGGCGCTCCATTGCCTCAACGGTGGTCTATGCCCACCCCAGTTGGTATGCAGCCCAGGGCTACATTGTCGTCATTCAGGATGTGCGCGGGCGAGGAACCTCCAAGGGATCCTTTTATCCCTTTCGCCACGAAGCAGAAGATGGCTTTGATAGCGTCAATTGGGCGGCCACCCTGCCAGGTAGCAATGGCTCTGTGGGCATGTATGGCTTTTCCTACCAGGGCATGACCCAACTGTATGCCGCCTCCACCCGCCCGGTGGCTCTGAAGACCCTTTGTCCAGCCATGATGCCCTACGACCTCTACGCGGATGCCGCCTATCAAGGAGGGGCATTCCAGTTTCAGGGCAACTTGAGCTGGGCTTTGCAATTGGAAACCGAAGGGGCACGTCTGAGAGGAGATGCCAACGCTTACCAGGCGTTGTTCAAAGCCTCCCGCAACCTACCCCTTTACGACCCGATCCCAGTCAAACCTGGGGTATTGCAGCAGTACGCACCCCAGTCCTACTACTTCGATTGGCTAGAGCATTCCGAGCCGGATGAATACTGGCAGAAGCTCTCCCCTCACTTGGATGCGGTGGATTTGCCCATGTTGCACATTGGCGGCTGGTTCGATAGCTACCTGACGGGAAATTTGCGGCTGTACAAGGAGATGCTTGCCCGTAGCCAAAACCCTCAACATTTGATCATTGGTCCGTGGCCCCATATTCCCTGGGGGCGCAAGGTTGGGGCGTTAGACTTTGGCCCAGCGGCAGTCAACCCAATCGATCGGCTGCAGGTGCGTTGGTTTGACCAGTTTCTTAAGGGCAAAGATACCGGCATTCTTGAGGAGCCGCCCGTTCAGCTATTTGAAATGGGATCCAACCAATGGCGCGGTTTGGAAACTTGGCCTACCCCGCAGCCCCAATCCTTTTATTTGCATAGCTCTGGCCTAGCCGCCCTGTCGGAAGCGGAAGGATCCCTCAAACCTGAACGTCCTGCAGAGAAGCAATCTGATACCTTTGTTCACGATCCCTGGCGACCCGTGCCTGCTCTGGGGGGTCACTTGGCCTATCCCCCCGGCCCGCAAGAGCGCTCTGCCCTTGATTGCCGTACCGATGTCCTCACCTATACCACTCCACCGTTAGAAAGCGACTGGATACTGGCAGGGGAACTGAGCCTAGAACTCTATGCCGAAGCGGATAGCCCCAGCTTTGATCTGTGTGCCGTGATCTCGGAAGTGAAACCCAACGGTCAGGTCTATACCCTCACTCAGGGTTACCGGCGGGTGCAAAATGCCCAACCGGACACCCCCATTACCCTTGACTGCCAACCCACCTGCATTCGCATCTCTCGGGGTCATGCCTTGCGCCTCAGCCTTAGCGCCGCTTGTTTCCCTGCCTACCCGGTGAATACGGGCACGGGATCCCCGGTGCGGGAGGAACGGTGGATCGAGGCTCGCATTCTCACCCTCACCCTCCACAGCGGTGGCGATACCGGCTCGCGGTTGCTCCTGCCCCTGGCTGAGATGTGCTCGGAGGGGCTTTGA